One segment of Pleomorphomonas sp. PLEO DNA contains the following:
- a CDS encoding N-carbamoyl-D-amino-acid hydrolase: MSRTIVVGAAQLGPNARADSREIVVARMIALLEKAARRGCDLVVYPELALTTFFPRWFMQDQAEVDTFFETEMPGPTTAPLFAKVKELGVAISFGYAEKTVMDGRIRHFNTSIIVDKTGAIVHRYHKVHLPGHTENEPWRAFQHLEKRYFEPGDTLFTPADCLGGKIGMAICNDRRWPETYREHALRGTEMVLIGYNTPYHYPLAPEHDHLQCFHNHLAMQAGAYANGMWVVGVGKAGNEENCVLIGQSCIIAPTGEIVAMASTLGDELVTHDCDLDRCTEIRANIFNFQKHRRPEMYPLLSAPV; the protein is encoded by the coding sequence ATGTCCCGCACCATTGTCGTCGGTGCCGCCCAGCTTGGTCCGAACGCCCGTGCCGACAGTCGAGAGATCGTCGTCGCCCGGATGATCGCGTTGCTCGAAAAGGCCGCCCGACGCGGCTGCGATCTCGTGGTCTATCCGGAACTTGCGCTGACCACCTTCTTCCCGCGTTGGTTCATGCAGGACCAGGCCGAGGTCGACACCTTCTTCGAGACCGAGATGCCCGGCCCGACGACGGCGCCGCTGTTTGCCAAGGTCAAGGAGCTCGGTGTCGCCATCAGTTTCGGCTATGCCGAAAAGACGGTGATGGATGGCCGCATCCGGCACTTCAATACGTCCATCATCGTCGACAAGACGGGCGCGATCGTCCACCGCTATCACAAGGTCCATCTGCCGGGGCATACCGAAAATGAGCCCTGGCGGGCCTTCCAGCATCTTGAGAAGCGTTATTTCGAGCCGGGCGACACCCTCTTCACGCCGGCCGATTGCCTCGGCGGCAAGATCGGCATGGCCATCTGCAACGACCGCCGCTGGCCGGAAACTTATCGCGAGCACGCCCTGCGCGGTACCGAGATGGTCTTGATCGGCTACAACACGCCGTATCACTATCCGCTCGCCCCCGAACACGACCATCTACAGTGCTTCCATAATCACCTCGCCATGCAGGCCGGGGCGTACGCCAACGGCATGTGGGTGGTGGGTGTCGGCAAGGCCGGTAACGAGGAGAACTGCGTGCTGATCGGCCAGAGCTGCATCATCGCACCAACCGGCGAGATCGTTGCCATGGCTTCGACGCTCGGTGACGAACTGGTTACGCATGACTGCGACCTTGATCGCTGCACCGAGATCCGCGCCAACATCTTCAACTTCCAGAAGCACCGGCGGCCGGAAATGTATCCGCTCCTGTCGGCGCCAGTCTGA
- a CDS encoding 4Fe-4S dicluster domain-containing protein has protein sequence MADLTPIPLPVLVNRMFRELEAKKAAFHLPRFKFAKAPAGRDLSTSIFGRRAATPFGPAAGPHTQLAQNIVLSWLAGGRVIELKTVQVLDHLDIARPCIDMETVGFNIEWSQELSLEQSLEEYVKAMMLIEMAKAEGLAPGLEDTVIDMSVGYDLAGLRSDKVRAFIAGMKDASAVIDKLRGQIPEPYARFRDLDYPACISDSVTVSTFHGCPPGEIEAIAAHLMAEEGLDVVVKLNPTLLGKADLNAILHDKLGYADLVVPDATFEKDAKWQDVRGIVSRLGDLADKLGRGFGVKFSNTLLVDNHKQFFPAGTGEMYLSGPPLHVLAIELVARFRAEFGDRFPISFSAGIDVGNFADTVALGLKPVSVCTDLLKGAGYGKGADYIADLADRLAEVEATDLDTYALKAFGLAGAALDDLDIPAESKATLAAALEAGENLRAVAGADFEAWVSAARLRNTDHYATRVRGDHRYSRPEVDHPPRRTGIPLALLDCETCGKCVNVCPNDAVFRYPLPQEPVIAAIVRPGAKVMIGEAQPVTRAQQIGIFADVCNRCGNCDVTCPETGGPFARKANLFGSVASLDDAPDRDGFAIEKTRAGLRLHVRDGGQRFTIDDDGARLACNGDGFDVSIDPAAPELASGPADHPVDLGRLILIARIARAVTAPTIVTYANAAFD, from the coding sequence ATGGCCGACCTGACGCCGATCCCGCTACCGGTGCTTGTCAACCGGATGTTCCGCGAACTCGAGGCGAAGAAGGCCGCCTTTCACCTGCCGCGCTTCAAGTTCGCCAAGGCGCCGGCCGGCCGCGATCTCTCGACCTCGATCTTTGGCCGCAGGGCGGCGACGCCCTTTGGGCCTGCGGCCGGGCCGCATACCCAGCTGGCGCAGAACATCGTGCTCAGCTGGTTGGCCGGTGGTCGGGTAATCGAGCTCAAGACGGTGCAGGTGCTCGACCATCTGGATATTGCCCGCCCCTGCATCGACATGGAGACGGTCGGCTTCAACATCGAATGGTCGCAGGAGCTGTCCCTCGAACAGTCGCTTGAGGAATACGTTAAGGCGATGATGCTGATCGAGATGGCCAAGGCGGAGGGGCTTGCCCCGGGCCTTGAGGACACCGTCATCGACATGAGCGTCGGTTATGACCTCGCCGGCCTTCGCTCGGACAAGGTGCGTGCCTTCATCGCCGGCATGAAGGATGCTAGTGCCGTCATCGACAAACTCCGGGGGCAGATCCCCGAACCTTATGCGCGCTTCAGGGACCTAGATTATCCCGCCTGCATCTCAGACAGCGTCACCGTCTCCACCTTCCACGGCTGCCCACCCGGCGAGATCGAAGCGATCGCCGCCCATTTGATGGCAGAGGAGGGGCTGGACGTCGTCGTCAAACTCAATCCGACCCTGCTTGGGAAAGCCGACCTCAACGCCATCCTGCATGACAAGCTCGGCTATGCCGATCTCGTGGTGCCCGACGCGACCTTCGAAAAGGACGCGAAATGGCAGGACGTGAGAGGCATCGTGTCCCGGCTGGGCGATCTTGCCGACAAGCTCGGGCGCGGCTTTGGCGTCAAGTTCTCCAACACGCTGCTCGTCGATAACCATAAGCAGTTTTTCCCGGCCGGCACCGGCGAAATGTATCTGTCAGGCCCGCCACTACATGTACTGGCCATCGAGCTGGTCGCCCGCTTCCGGGCCGAGTTCGGCGATCGTTTCCCGATCTCCTTTTCGGCCGGCATTGATGTCGGCAACTTCGCCGACACGGTGGCGCTCGGCCTCAAGCCGGTCAGCGTCTGCACCGATCTGCTGAAGGGAGCAGGCTATGGCAAGGGCGCCGATTACATTGCCGATCTCGCCGATCGCCTGGCTGAGGTGGAGGCAACGGACCTCGATACCTACGCCCTGAAGGCCTTTGGTCTGGCTGGCGCTGCACTGGACGACCTGGACATTCCTGCCGAGAGCAAGGCGACGCTGGCCGCAGCGCTCGAAGCCGGCGAAAATCTGCGTGCTGTCGCCGGTGCCGATTTCGAAGCATGGGTATCGGCTGCTCGGCTCCGCAACACCGACCACTACGCGACGCGCGTACGCGGCGACCATCGCTATAGCCGACCGGAGGTCGACCATCCGCCACGTCGAACCGGCATCCCCTTGGCGCTCCTCGACTGCGAGACCTGCGGCAAGTGTGTCAACGTCTGCCCCAACGACGCCGTCTTCCGCTACCCGTTGCCGCAGGAGCCGGTTATCGCCGCGATAGTGCGGCCTGGGGCGAAGGTCATGATTGGCGAGGCGCAGCCGGTGACTCGTGCCCAGCAGATCGGCATTTTCGCCGACGTCTGCAACCGCTGCGGCAACTGCGATGTCACCTGCCCGGAAACGGGCGGCCCCTTCGCCCGCAAGGCCAACTTGTTCGGCTCGGTCGCGAGCCTCGACGATGCACCGGACCGCGATGGCTTTGCCATAGAAAAAACGAGGGCAGGACTCCGCCTTCACGTTCGCGACGGGGGCCAGCGCTTCACGATCGATGATGATGGCGCTCGCCTTGCCTGCAATGGAGACGGCTTTGATGTCTCGATTGATCCAGCCGCGCCGGAGCTAGCGTCCGGTCCGGCCGACCATCCGGTCGACCTCGGCCGCCTGATCCTCATCGCCCGCATAGCCCGCGCCGTCACGGCGCCGACGATCGTCACCTATGCCAACGCCGCTTTCGACTGA